A part of Pantoea vagans genomic DNA contains:
- the gsiC gene encoding glutathione ABC transporter permease GsiC yields MFNYFLKRLFGLIPTLLIVAVLVFLFVHLLPGDPARLIAGPEADASVVALVRQELGLDLPLPQQFWHFMLNALQGDFGQSMVSKRPVADEIASRFMPTLWLTLASMIWAVIFGMTIGIVSAVWRNRWPDRLGMTLAVSGISFPAFALGMLLMQVFSVELGWLPTVGAESWKHYILPSITLGAAVAAVMARFTRASFVEVMQEDYMRTARAKGVRESLVVVKHGLRNAMIPVVTMMGLQFGFLLGGSIVVEVVFNWPGLGRLLVDSVAMRDYPVIQAEVLLFSLEFILINLFVDMLYAVINPAIRFKESR; encoded by the coding sequence ATGTTTAACTACTTTCTCAAACGACTGTTTGGGCTGATCCCCACGCTGCTGATCGTGGCGGTGCTGGTATTCCTGTTTGTTCACCTGCTGCCGGGCGACCCGGCACGCCTGATCGCCGGGCCGGAAGCGGATGCCTCGGTGGTGGCGCTGGTGCGTCAGGAGCTGGGTCTGGATCTGCCGCTGCCACAGCAGTTCTGGCACTTTATGCTGAATGCGCTGCAGGGTGATTTCGGTCAGTCGATGGTCTCAAAGCGGCCGGTTGCGGATGAGATCGCCTCACGCTTTATGCCGACACTGTGGCTGACGCTGGCCAGTATGATCTGGGCGGTGATTTTTGGCATGACTATCGGCATCGTTTCGGCGGTCTGGCGTAACCGCTGGCCCGATCGGCTGGGGATGACGCTGGCGGTGTCGGGCATTTCGTTTCCCGCCTTTGCGCTGGGGATGCTGCTGATGCAGGTCTTCTCGGTTGAGCTGGGCTGGCTGCCCACCGTCGGCGCTGAGAGCTGGAAGCATTACATTCTGCCCTCCATCACCTTAGGTGCAGCGGTCGCCGCGGTCATGGCACGGTTTACCCGCGCCTCGTTCGTGGAGGTGATGCAGGAAGATTACATGCGTACCGCCCGGGCCAAAGGGGTACGCGAGTCGCTGGTGGTGGTGAAACATGGCCTGCGCAACGCGATGATCCCTGTGGTCACGATGATGGGGCTGCAGTTTGGTTTTCTGCTGGGTGGCTCAATCGTGGTCGAGGTGGTGTTTAACTGGCCGGGCCTGGGGCGTCTGCTGGTCGACTCCGTGGCGATGCGCGACTATCCGGTTATTCAGGCCGAAGTACTGCTGTTTTCACTGGAGTTTATTCTGATCAATCTGTTTGTCGACATGCTCTATGCGGTGATTAACCCCGCTATTCGCTTTAAGGAGTCGCGATGA